The following are encoded in a window of Rosa chinensis cultivar Old Blush chromosome 4, RchiOBHm-V2, whole genome shotgun sequence genomic DNA:
- the LOC112197166 gene encoding importin subunit beta-3-like has product MMEPEFPQELQTQAYGILSSNDVEPLEALFSHVFGSQEPQRSQAYTFLHCCKKHFPHLLFIKLFFVIRCSPVSDTSSRSTLVLRYLKICDLWPTLSVIAQNYMKSHFLVCLQEEVSMPTLRLLCGIVSEMGSEISEAGNEWPELMEFLLNSIQSDYEKLQQSALWVLAYLPKGFRPVVCEALVPSLEPLHSAILQALSSPNADIQVTAFGAVVSLIGLFMSSKGRNWFNDLLRAMMVGLFNLLSHLKEEYAHGAVNELIMLVLDEPQILKPYLNHLVLDMLNVLECKKVTDETKLFVDKFLLAMAEATVLAPMMRELPHETMFRLLTTSMQLLLSIKDDNAWYNTESEQGENDGKMDVYKSGILFLRKLSTALDEKRILPICFELFLGHMEATEWKKRYAGISLLAVIAEECSDEMVMRKDCLDQVIAIILKSFKDPHPRVCWAAFNFMQQPTNLVQTMQILYHLKIAYALDAALDQHRNPTVKEQVVSALQYLLKNVPSDSLRMHTDLDTILWKLQKEPQGSAAISTV; this is encoded by the exons ATGATGGAGCCGGAGTTTCCTCAGGAATTGCAAACACAAGCCTACGGAATTCTGAGCTCCAACGATGTTGAGCCATTGGAGGCACTCTTTTCTCACGTGTTTGGCTCCCAAGAACCCCAAAGGTCCCAAGCTTACACCTTTTTACATTGTTGCAAAAAGCACTTCCCACATTTGCTCTTCATAAAACTCTTTTTTGTTATTAGATGTAGCCCTGTCTCTGACACTAGTTCCAGGTCAACCCTTGTGCTTCGttatctcaaaatctgtgacctTTGGCCTACCTTGTCAGTAATTGCTCAAAATTACATGAAATCCCACTTCCTTGTTTGTCTTCAAGAGGAAGTTTCAATGCCCACTTTGAGACTACTTTGTGGCATTGTGTCTGAAATGGGCTCTGAGATTTCCGAGGCTGGCAATGAGTGGCCAGAGCTCATGGAGTTTTTGTTGAATTCTATTCAATCGGATTATGAGAAGTTACAACAATCTGCATTATGGGTGTTGGCTTATTTGCCAAAAGGGTTCCGTCCGGTTGTTTGTGAAGCTTTAGTTCCTAGCCTTGAACCTTTACACTCGGCAATATTACAAGCGTTGAGTTCCCCCAATGCTGATATTCAGGTTACTGCATTTGGTGCTGTGGTCAGTTTGATAGGTTTGTTTATGAGTTCAAAGGGGCGGAACTGGTTTAATGACCTTTTGAGAGCAATGATGGTGGGACTGTTTAACTTGTTGAGTCACTTGAAAGAAGAATATGCTCATGGGGCTGTCAATGAGTTAATAATGCTGGTCTTGGATGAGCCACAAATCTTGAAGCCTTACCTTAACCATCTAGTACTCGACATGCTTAATGTGCTGGAGTGTAAAAAAGTGACAGATGAAACGAAACTGTTTGTTGACAAGTTCTTGCTCGCAATGGCAGAAGCCACGGTTTTGGCACCTATGATGAGAGAGCTACCTCATGAAACAATGTTTAGGCTGCTCACGACCTCAATGCAACTGCTTCTCTCTATAAAGGATGACAATGCATGGTACAACACTGAAAGCGAGCAGGGTGAGAATGATGGAAAGATGGATGTATACAAATCTGGGATTTTGTTCCTGAGGAAACTTTCAACGGCCTTAGATGAAAAAAGAATACTTCctatatgttttgaattgttCTTGGGGCACATGGAGGCTACCGAGTGGAAGAAACGTTATGCAGGGATTTCTTTGCTAGCAGTGATTGCCGAGGAGTGCTCAGATGAAATG GTTATGAGGAAAGACTGTTTGGACCAAGTTATTGCCATTATTTTGAAGTCATTCAAAGATCCTCATCCTCGAGTTTGTTGGGCAGCTTTTAATTTTATGCAGCAGCCTACAAATCTGGTCCAGACAATGCAAATTCTCTATCATTTGAAGATTGCCTATGCACTGGACGCTGCACTTGACCAACACCGGAACCCAACAGTCAAG GAACAAGTTGTCTCAGCTTTACAATACTTGTTAAAGAATGTTCCTTCAGATAGCTTAAGAATGCACACAGACTTGGATACTATATTGTGGAAGTTGCAGAAAGAACCACAG GGATCTGCAGCTATAAGtactgtttga